The genome window TTTCGAAAAGTTCCGATAATATTTTCCAGTTAACGACATGCACAGGATGTTCGTGGTGGGAAAAGCCGTACTCAAACAGAAGATCACCGTCTGCATCCGGTACAAGAAATTGGATCGCGCCGCTACCGAGGCGGACCTCTGGAATTGGGAGTTCTACCGTCACTTTCTCTACTACCGTGAGATGCTCGATCGGTTTGAGGCAAATCTTCGCGGCAAACAATGGACCGGAGAGGATCAGCCGACCGACGACGATGACGATATCATCTGTGATGGGATTTTCGAGGTGGAGATGGTTGATAGGTAGGGGGATCTTTTTGAGATTCGTCTTTTAAAAAGAGTTGTGTTTTTCAGAACACGCGAAGCTAAGCAAGAGGAAAATCACGAGAATCACGAAGAGTACCACGTCGAGGAGGTCTCGTATGCTCAGGATGAGAACGTTTATGAGCATCAGCAGCAGAATCGGCAGAACTACCCAATGCACGGCGGAAGTCCCTCAAGCAACTACTCCACGATCTCGGTTGATTCTGTCAAACGCCGCCGCTCAACCACCGTCGACTCTACCGCCGAGCAAATCGGTGAAGAAATTGACCGACTCATTCAGCTGTACCCGCAGCGTGAGATGCTCATTAGGCAGGCGTTCTTCAAAACTATCTTTGCGTTGGAGGATGAGACGGTGGAATTTTCGAATCTCGGGGATTTATTCGAGGATCTCGCCGAACAGGAGAACTTTAAGAGGCGCCGACGAAGCAGGGCTCAGCGGCTggaataataaattttataatttttatttaattgctATTTAATTTTCGTATCACGTCTCTCTTGCTTA of Caenorhabditis elegans chromosome II contains these proteins:
- the lido-10 gene encoding LIn-8 Domain containing (Product from WormBase gene class lido;~Confirmed by transcript evidence); this encodes MSLIKQEHMNPPPRTITPLPPPTHQITIEEYKERVKRDYYRNATKDTSLKKVVLSLIKDRPGMWQNGNRFQLENWRELGVDVYQRTGQILTTCTGCSWWEKPYSNRRSPSASGTRNWIAPLPRRTSGIGSSTVTFSTTVRCSIGLRQIFAANNGPERISRPTTMTISSVMGFSRWRWLIEHAKLSKRKITRITKSTTSRRSRMLRMRTFMSISSRIGRTTQCTAEVPQATTPRSRLILSNAAAQPPSTLPPSKSVKKLTDSFSCTRSVRCSLGRRSSKLSLRWRMRRWNFRISGIYSRISPNRRTLRGADEAGLSGWNNKFYNFYLIAI